Proteins from one Nomia melanderi isolate GNS246 chromosome 3, iyNomMela1, whole genome shotgun sequence genomic window:
- the Pka-R1 gene encoding protein kinase, cAMP-dependent, regulatory subunit type 1 isoform X3, with translation MDKEQAHDAKQQIATSPEDTEDIPAGQQGPQVPRRRGGISAEPVSEEDATSYVKKVVPKDYKTMAALSKAIAKNVLFAHLDENERSDIFDAMFPVTFLPGEAIIRQGDEGDNFYVIDQGEVEIFVNGELATTIGEGGSFGELALIYGTPRAATVLAKTDVKLWGIDRDSYRRILMGSTIRKRKMYEEFLSRVSILESLDKWERLTVADALEPVAFDDGETIVRQGEPGEDFYIIVEGTAVVLQQRSENEEPAEVGRLGPSDYFGEIALLLDRPRAATVVARGPLKCVKLDRARFERVLGPCADILKRNITQYNSFVSLSV, from the exons atggacAAG GAACAGGCTCATGATGCCAAGCAACAAATCGCGACTAGTCCCGAAGATACGGAGGACATACCCGCGGGTCAGCAAGGTCCTCAAGTACCAAGGCGTAGAGGTGGCATCTCCGCGGAGCCGGTCTCCGAGGAGGATGCGACCAGTTATGTCAAGAAGGTCGTGCCTAAGGACTACAAAACGATGGCTGCTCTGAGCAAGGCCATCGCTAAAAATGTTCTTTTCGCCCATTTAGATGAGAACGAACGTTCCGACATATTCGACGCTATGTTCCCAGTCACGTTTTTGCCAGGGGAGGCAATCATTAGGCAGG GGGACGAGGGCGACAATTTCTATGTGATCGATCAGGGGGAAGTCGAGATATTCGTCAACGGTGAGCTAGCGACCACGATCGGGGAAGGTGGGAGTTTTGGTGAATTGGCGCTGATCTACGGCACGCCGCGTGCAGCGACCGTCCTAGCGAAAACAGACGTTAAGTTATGGGGCATCGACAGAGATTCTTATCGCAGAATCCTTATGGGTTCCACTATAAGGAAGCGAAAGATGTACGAGGAGTTCCTTTCCAGAGTATCAATATTAG AATCTTTGGATAAGTGGGAACGGTTGACGGTGGCTGATGCTTTAGAACCGGTGGCATTTGATGACGGCGAGACGATAGTTCGACAGGGTGAACCGGGTGAGgacttttatataattgtagAGGGCACCGCTGTGGTCCTTCAACAACGCTCGGAGAATGAGGAACCAGCAGAAGTGGGTCGTTTAGGGCCATCTGATTACTTCG GTGAGATCGCATTGTTATTAGATAGGCCACGGGCTGCGACAGTCGTAGCTCGGGGTCCcttaaaatgtgtaaaactgGATAGGGCAAGGTTCGAAAGAGTCTTGGGCCCCTGCGCAGATATCTTGAAACGCAACATTACCCAATATAACAGTTTCGTTTCCTTATCCGTATAA
- the Pka-R1 gene encoding protein kinase, cAMP-dependent, regulatory subunit type 1 isoform X2, with protein MVQQEQAHDAKQQIATSPEDTEDIPAGQQGPQVPRRRGGISAEPVSEEDATSYVKKVVPKDYKTMAALSKAIAKNVLFAHLDENERSDIFDAMFPVTFLPGEAIIRQGDEGDNFYVIDQGEVEIFVNGELATTIGEGGSFGELALIYGTPRAATVLAKTDVKLWGIDRDSYRRILMGSTIRKRKMYEEFLSRVSILESLDKWERLTVADALEPVAFDDGETIVRQGEPGEDFYIIVEGTAVVLQQRSENEEPAEVGRLGPSDYFGEIALLLDRPRAATVVARGPLKCVKLDRARFERVLGPCADILKRNITQYNSFVSLSV; from the exons ATGGTGCAGCAG GAACAGGCTCATGATGCCAAGCAACAAATCGCGACTAGTCCCGAAGATACGGAGGACATACCCGCGGGTCAGCAAGGTCCTCAAGTACCAAGGCGTAGAGGTGGCATCTCCGCGGAGCCGGTCTCCGAGGAGGATGCGACCAGTTATGTCAAGAAGGTCGTGCCTAAGGACTACAAAACGATGGCTGCTCTGAGCAAGGCCATCGCTAAAAATGTTCTTTTCGCCCATTTAGATGAGAACGAACGTTCCGACATATTCGACGCTATGTTCCCAGTCACGTTTTTGCCAGGGGAGGCAATCATTAGGCAGG GGGACGAGGGCGACAATTTCTATGTGATCGATCAGGGGGAAGTCGAGATATTCGTCAACGGTGAGCTAGCGACCACGATCGGGGAAGGTGGGAGTTTTGGTGAATTGGCGCTGATCTACGGCACGCCGCGTGCAGCGACCGTCCTAGCGAAAACAGACGTTAAGTTATGGGGCATCGACAGAGATTCTTATCGCAGAATCCTTATGGGTTCCACTATAAGGAAGCGAAAGATGTACGAGGAGTTCCTTTCCAGAGTATCAATATTAG AATCTTTGGATAAGTGGGAACGGTTGACGGTGGCTGATGCTTTAGAACCGGTGGCATTTGATGACGGCGAGACGATAGTTCGACAGGGTGAACCGGGTGAGgacttttatataattgtagAGGGCACCGCTGTGGTCCTTCAACAACGCTCGGAGAATGAGGAACCAGCAGAAGTGGGTCGTTTAGGGCCATCTGATTACTTCG GTGAGATCGCATTGTTATTAGATAGGCCACGGGCTGCGACAGTCGTAGCTCGGGGTCCcttaaaatgtgtaaaactgGATAGGGCAAGGTTCGAAAGAGTCTTGGGCCCCTGCGCAGATATCTTGAAACGCAACATTACCCAATATAACAGTTTCGTTTCCTTATCCGTATAA